Within the Novosphingobium pentaromativorans US6-1 genome, the region TGCAGGACGGCGACATGGCGGGAATGCACCACTGATCGACCTTGCCGAAGCCGGTCCTTGCGCGCCGGGCGGCGAACGCCGCCTGACGCCGGGCGAGATTGCCCTCGCAGGATCGGTCTTCGGCGACGCCATCGACCTTGCGGCGGTGAAGATCCGGCGTCGACGCTGGTTCCCCCTTCAGCCGGTCGACACGGTGATGGCCCCTTGCGGACACATCCATTTCCACCCGCGCTCGACGCTATACCTCGCAGATTTCTCCTGCGCGTCGACGACGCTGCAGGGCCTCTTCATTCACGAGATGACGCACGTGTGGCAGGCGCAGCGCCAAGGGCGCTGGTACCTGCCGCTCATGCGCCATCCGCTTTGCCGCTATGACTATGCGCTGAGACCGGGCTGGAGGCTCGATCGTTACGGCATCGAACAGCAGGCCGAAATCGTCCGGCATGTCTTCCTGCTGCGCCGGGGACACGCCGTTCCGGGAGCGCCCCCACTGGAGTCCTACACTGGGATTCTGCCGTTCGACGGCACACCGGCATAGAAACCGGCAAGAAAAAAGGGCGCAAGATCGGCTCTTGCACCCTTGTTTCCGGTAATCCTATGCCGTGGGATCAGCAGTCGCGGTCCCAGTAGCGACGGCCATCGCGGTCATAGCGATAGCAACCCTTGTCCTTGTCGACCTGCGAGCCGACCGCCGCGCCCGCGGCCGCGCCGATCGCAGCGCCGGTCCCGACGTCACCCCCAGTCACGGCGCCGACACCGGCCCCGAGAGCTGCACCGCCGAGCGCACCTTCGCCGGCATAGTTGCTGGCACAGCCAGCGAGGCCAAGAGCCCCGGCAGCAATAACGGGGAGGATGAACTTGCGCATGGAACGTCTCCGAAAATCAGCGTGGGTCTATCTGATCAACGGAGGGGAAGCCCCTTGGTTCCTGATTTGTGCCACGGACTGTCGCCGCCCTGCCCCCGGTTATCCCCATGGCAGGGCGGCGAAACGCGTATCAGTCGGGCTTCTTGGCCACTGCGACCATGGCCGGACGCAGCAGGCGGTCCTTGATCATGTAACCGGCCTGCAGTTCCTGCACGACCGTTCCCGGCTCCGCATCGGCGGACGGCACTTCGATCATGGCCTGGTGCTGGTTGGGATCGAGCGGCATGCCCATGGCTGCAATGCGGGTGATGCCATGGGTACCGAAGACCTTCTCGATCTCGCGGCTGGTGGCCTCGATACCGGCGATGAAGGTCTTTACCTTCTCGTCCTCGCGCAGATCGGCGGGAATCGCCGACAGCGCACGGGAAAGGTTGTCGGCTACCGAGAGAATGTCGCGAGCGAAACCGGTCGCAGCATAATTGCGGGTATCGGCAATGTCCTTTTCAAGCCGGCGGCGCACGTTCTGCGTCTCGGCGCGGGCGTAAAGCACGTCCTGCTTGGCGACTTCGAGCTCTTCGCGCAGCTTCGCGAGCTCGTCTTCGGCGACGTCGTTGTCTGCGCCCTTGTCTACCATATGTTCCGGCACACCCTTCAGTTCTTCGGCCACCGCGGGATCTGCAGCCTGATCCTGTGACGGCTGAGTCTTGTCTTCAGTCATTATTCTAAGGTTCCAGCTATCCGATGAGCTTGCCCAGGCTCTGGGCGGTGAAGTCCACCATGGGGACGACTCGTGCATAATTCAACCGCGTCGGGCCGATAACCCCCACAACTCCGACAACGCGGCCATCCCGGTCGCGATAGGGCGATGCGATCACCGAAGACCCGGAAAGCGCGAAAAGCCGGTTTTCCGAGCCGATGAAAATGCGCGTCGATTCAGCCTCTCGCGCCATTTCGAGAAGATCGGCAACCGACTGCTTGTTTTCAAGGTCGTCGAGCAGCGAACGCACCCGTTCGAGATCCGACAAAGCGCCCTCATCGAGCAGGTTCGCCTGGCCTCGCACGATCAGCACCGGCCGCTGCATCACGTCTTCGCTCCACACGGCAAGGCCGCGTTCGACCAGATCGCGGCTTGCCGCATCGAGAGCCGACTGGCCCGAGGCGATCTCGGAGCGCATCAACCGCACCGCCTCGCCCAGCGTCCGGCCTGTCAGCCGGGCCGAGATATAGTTCGACGCTTCCTCCAGCGCGCCCATGGGCAGCGAGGCCGGCAGATCGACGATGCGATTCTCGACCGCGCCGTCATCGCCGACCAGAACGGCAAGCGCCCTTCCCGGCGCGAGCGGGACGAGTTGCAGGTGCTGGAGGCGCGGCTCGCGCTTGGGCACCATGACCACCCCGGCGCTCGACGTCAGGCTGGACAGCATCGTGCTGGCCGCCTCGAGCGCGGCTTCGATGGGCCCCGGCTGCGAGATCCGCCGTTCGATGACCGCGCGTTCCTCTGCCGTGGATTCAGCCACCTGCATGATCCCGTCGACGAAGAGGCGCAGGCCCGCCTCGGTCGGCAACCGCCCCGCGCTCGTATGCGGCGCGGCCAGCAGGCCCAGCGATTCGAGATCGGCCAGAACCGAGCGAATCGAGGCCGATGACAGGTTCACGCCCGTATTGCCGGACAGGGCCTTGGACCCCACCGGAGTACCGGTCGCGATGTAACCTTCGACGACAAGGCGGAAGATCTCGCGCGCCCTCGTGGTCAATTCGGTGATGGGTGGTGTCGTCATGCGCTGCAATTTAGGCATTGGGCTTGCAGCCTCAAGCTTAATACGCCTAGGGCCGCTGCAATCTTAGCTACGAGGACAGTACATGCGACCTTCCGGCCGTGCGCCCGACGAAATGCGCGCTATCGACATCCAGACCGGTTTCACCAAGCATGCCGAAGGCTCGGTGCTGATCTCCTTCGGCGATACCCGCGTGCTCGTCACCGCCTCGGTCGAGGAAAGGGTTCCCCCGTTCCTGCGCGGCAAGGGCGAAGGCTGGGTCACGGCAGAGTACTCGATGCTCCCGCGCGCCACGCACACGCGCGGTTCTCGCGAAGCGGCCAAGGGCAAGCAGTCGGGCCGCACACAGGAAATCCAGCGCCTGATCGGCCGCAGCCTGCGCTCGGTCGTCGACATGAAGAAGCTGGGCGAACGCCAGATCGTCCTCGACTGCGACGTCCTGCAGGCCGATGGCGGCACCCGCACGGCTTCGATCTCTGGCGCCTGGGTCGCCCTGCGCCTGGCCGTCGACAAGCTGATGGCCGAGGGCAAGATCCTCCAGGACCCGATCGAAGCGCGCGTTGCCGCGATTTCCTGCGGCATCTGCGAGGGCACCCCGGTTCTCGACCTCGACTACATCGAAGACAGCTCGGCCGGTGCCGATGCCAATTTCGTGCTGATCGAGGGTGGCAAGATCGCCGAGGCTCAGGCCACCGCGGAAGGCGATACCTATGACGAGGAAGGCCTGCTGCGCCTCCTGCGCCTTGCCCGCATTGGCTGCGAACGCATCTTCGCCGCTCAGGCCAAGGCGGTAGGGCGCTAAGGCTTCGTCTGGAGTGGCCGTCGCCTCCGCGCAGTCGGGCCCCGCTTTCCTTCAGGCCAGACCGAAGGGAGCGGGAACCCGTCATGGGCCGGAGGTGACGGGAAACATGGTGCCGACAGGATAGTGACATGACCCGAAAGCTCGACAGCAAACGCCTCGTCATTGCCACGCACAATGCGGGCAAGCTGAAGGAAATCGGCGCGCTGCTGGCGCCTTACGGCATGGAATGCCTCTCGGCAGGACAACTGGGCCTGCCCGAACCGGCCGAAACCGGAAAGACCTTCATCGAGAATGCGCTGATCAAGGCACGGGCCGCGGCGCAGGCCTCGCAGCTTCCTGCGCTTGCCGATGACAGCGGGCTTTCGGTGGCGGCATTGGGCGGACGCCCCGGGGTCTACACCGCCGACTGGGCCGAGCGTCAGTGGTTCGAAGGAGAACCCGGGCGCGACTGGTACATGGCGATGGGCAAGGTCGAGGGCCTGCTGTGCGAGCAGGGTCCCGAAGTCGATCGCTCCTGCTGGTTCAGCTGCGTGCTCGCCATCGCCTGGCCCGACGGTGACAGCGTGGTCTACGAGGGTCGGGTGAACGGCACTTTTTCGTGGCCGCCGCGCGGAACGATGGGCTTCGGCTACGACCCGGTCTTCGTGCCGAACGGCCGCGACACGACCTTCGCGCAGCTCGACCCCGAGGAAAAGCACAAGATCAGCCACCGCGCCGATGCTTTCGCCAAGCTGGTCGCGGAGCAGTTCGGCGGCTAACATCGGCTGATGGCCCGCGCGCTCTACATCCACTGGCCGTTCTGCCTCGCAAAATGTCCTTATTGCGACTTCAACAGCCATGTCCGCGAACGCGTCGACCACCAGCACTGGCAGGACGCGCTGCTTGCAGACATGCGCCACGAACATGCGCTGGCGGGCGGAGAGCCTCTCGATTCGATCTTCTTCGGCGGCGGCACGCCCTCGCTCATGCCGCCGGCGCTGGTCGCAAGGCTGCTTGAGGAAGCCGAGCGGCTCTGGGGCTTTGCACCGGGCATCGAGATCACGCTGGAGGGCAATCCGTCCTCGGTGGAAGCGGCCAACTACGCGGCACTGGCCTCGGCCGGGGTAAACCGGGTGTCGCTCGGGCTGCAGGCGCTCGACGATGAGACACTGCGCTTCCTCGGCCGACTCCACGATGCACGCGAAGGGCTGGACGCGCTGGAAGTCGCGCAGCGCCGGTTCGACCGGGTGTCCTTCGACCTCATCTATGCCCGCCCCGGACAGAACGTCGAGCAATGGCAGGCTGAACTGCAGCGCGCCCTGTCGTTCGGCACCGGCCATCTCTCGCTCTACCAGCTCACCATCGAGCCCGGCACGCGTTTTGCCACGATGGTGCGCCAGCACACGTTCGAACCGCTCGACGAGGATGCCTGCGCCGACATGTTCGCGCTGACCCGCGAGTTGACCGCCGGCGCCGGACTTCCCGCCTACGAGATCAGCAACCACGCCCGCCCCGGCGAAGAGAGCCGTCACAACCTCACCTACTGGCGTTACGGCGACTATTGCGGGATCGGTCCCGGCGCCCACGGGCGGCGCGGCGGCATGGCAACGGTGCGGCATCGCAAGCCGGAGAACTGGCTCGCAGCGATCGCCGAACAGGGCCACGGCACCAGCGAAGAACGTCCGCTCGGGCAAAGGGAACAGGCTTCCGAAGCCATGCTGATGGGCCTGCGCCTGCGCGAAGGTGTGGATCTTGAGGTCATGGCGTCACGCTTTGCCCTGCCCCAGGAAGCGCTTTGCAATGCAGACAAGGCTGCCTTCTACGAAGGTCAGGGCCTCGTCTGGCGGCAGGACTCGCGGCTTGGTGTCGCCGAAAACGGTATGCCATTGCTCGATGCCTTGCTCGGCGAACTGGTGCCCGAAGAACTCGTCGAACCGTGACGGCCAAGGCGGACCTCCTCGAAGCCTGGGGCACCCATCTTGCACAGGGACGCAGGCGCAGTCCGCACACCGTCCGCGCCTATGTCGCCACGGCTTCGCGCCTGCTCGACACGCTTGGCGAAACCGACTGGCCGCAACTGGCCAGCCTCGATGCCGCGGCCTTGCGCCGCCAACTGGCAGCCCGGCGACAGGAGGGGATCGGCAATGTTTCAGCCGCGCGCGAGCTTTCGGCGCTCAAGGCCTTCCTGATCTTTGCCCGCGAAAAAGCCGGCATGACCGACGCGATGCCTCCGCGCCTGCGCGGACCACGCATCAAGAAGGGCATTCCGCGTCCGGTTACGCCGGACGAAGCGGTCAATCTCGCCGTGGCCGTCGATGAAGACGCGCGGGAGGAATGGATCGGCGCGCGCGACCGGGCGGTCCTGCTCCTGCTCTACGGAGCCGGGATGCGCATTGCCGAGGCCCTGTCCCTGACGGCTTCGGTCCTTCCGCTAAGGGATACGCTGGTCGTCACCGGCAAGGGTGCAAAGCAGCGGGTCGTGCCCCTGCTCCCGATCATTCGAGATGCGGTGGACGACTATGTCGCCAAGTGCCCGTGGCCCGTCACGCACGAGAACGACCGGAAGGATCCCCTGTTCAGGGGGGCGAAGGGAGGTCCCCTGTCGCAAGGCATGGTGCAGAAGGCCGTAGCCCGCGCCCGCGTCAGCCTGGGATTGCCGCCGAGCGCGACGCCGCACGCCTTGCGCCACAGCTTCGCGACGCACCTGCTCGGGGCCGGGGCGGACCTGCGTTCGCTGCAGGAACTCCTGGGTCACGCTAGCCTCGGCTCGACGCAGATCTACACCAGGGTCGATGCAGCGACCCTGCTAGACGTCTATCGCAACGCCCATCCGCGCGAACGGGAGTAGTCCGGGCGGGCTTCCCGCAGGAGCTTACATCGCCGCGTGACGGCGCTCGATCGCCTCCCAGATCAACGCCGAGGTGTCGGTACCGTTAAATCGGTCGATTGCGACGATCCCGGTCGGCGAGGTCACGTTGATCTCGGTCAGCCACTTGCCGCCGATGACATCGATACCGACGAAAACGAGGCCGCGCGCCTTGAGTTCCGGTGCAAGCGCCGCGCAGATTTCCTCTTCGGTCGGGCTCAGGGTGGTCGCTTCGGCCGAGCCGCCCACCGCGAGGTTCGAGCGGAACTCCCCTTCGCCGGGCTTGCGGTTGATCGCGCCCGCAAACTCGCCGTCGACAAGGACGATGCGCTTGTCGCCTTCGGAAACATCGGGAAGGAACGGCTGCACCATGAACGGCTCGACCCAGGCATTCTGGAACATCTCGACCAGGGCGCCCAGGTTGCTCCCGTCGGCCGGGACCCGGAACACCGCCTTGCCGCCATTGCCGTGCAGCGGCTTGACCACGAGGTCGCCGCCAAGACCGGAAGCGACCTGCCGCTGCTGGAACAGGCGTACGTCCTCGATGCGGCGGGCAATGAAAGTCGGCGGCATGAAGCGCGCGTAGTCCAGAACGAAGACCTTCTCCGGCGCATTGCGGACCGAAGCGGGATCGTTGACGACGAGCGTTCGGCCTTCAAGCCGCTCAAGCAAGTGCGTCGCCGTGATATAGCCGAGGTCGAACGGGGGATCCTGCCGCATCAGCACGACATCGATGTCCGCGACGAGATCGATCAGGCGGTACTCACCGAGCGTATAATGCGCACCTTCGACGCGCTGCACCGTCACCGGCGCGCCCCAACAGGTCAACCTTCCGGCGGCACCTTCGGATGCGTCGTAAGCCAGTGTGCGCACATCGTAATGATAAAGCGTGTGGCCGCGGTCCTGCGCAGAGAGCATCAGGGCGAAGGAAGAGTCGCCTGCAATGTTGATGCTTTCGATCGGGTCCATCTGAACGGCGATGCGTAACGTCATGGAAAATCGGGTCCTTGGGTTGCTGCCGTGGTCCGCTTAATCCCAAATTCGCCCGCGTGCGACCTGTTTCCGGTTCCACGCCGCAAATCAGAACTACCGCCCGGGTTGCCAGGCATTGACGATCCGGCGAGGCCATGTGCGCGGTGCCATGAGCAGAACGTCGATGCGGATATCGTCGCCGTCTCTGGCGAAGCGCGGGGCCAATGCTTGCGCGCTTGCGGCCACGCGGCGCAGGCGGTGCGCGTCGATGGCGCTGTCCAGATCCTGCGCCCGGGCGCGCCACTTCACCTCGACGAAGCACAGGACCCTTCCCCGACGCGCCACCAGATCGACTTCACCGCGCGGCGTGCGCGCGCGGCTCGCGAGCACCCGCCAGCCCGATAGCCGCAGGTACCAGGCAGCCAGTGTCTCGCCGCGCCGACCGCGCCGTTCGGCCCGGGCCCTGCGGTTCATCGCGGAACCGTCACTTGAGTTCGAGCGCCCGCGCATAGAGCTCCTTGCGATCCATGCCGGTCGCCTTGGCGACCTTGGCCGCGGCCTGCGATGCCTTGGAATTGGCCAGCTCCGCCAGCAGCATAGCATCGACATCGACTTCGCCGACGGGATCGTCCGATGGCGGCGCGATCATGAGGACGATCTCTCCCTTGGGCGGATGCGCGGCGTAATGGGCAATGATGTCCTCGGGCGTGCCGGTCCTGCATTCCTCGAACTTCTTGGTCAGCTCGCGCGCCACGGCGACTTCGCGGCCCGGCAGGGTGGCGGCGATGGCCTGGAGAGAGGCTTCGAGCCGCGGCGCGGTCTCGTAGAAGATCAGGGTGGCGGGAACGCCCGACAGTTCCTGCAGCACGCTTTCGCGCGCCCTGGCCTTGTTCGGCAGGAACCCGGCGAAAAGGAAGCGATCGTTGGCAAGGCCCGACAGGGTCATGCCGACAATCGCCGCATTGGGCCCGGGCAGGCTGGTAACGGCAATCCCCCGCTCACGGGCCGTGCGCACGAGACGATAGCCCGGGTCGGATATCAGCGGCGTTCCGGCATCGCTGACAAGCGCGACCGGCTCTGCCTCCATCAGGGCCAGGAGCCGCTCGCGATCCCCCTCCCCGGCGTGGTCGTCATAGCGGATCATCCGCTTCTTTATTCCAAGGTGATGCAGCAATTTACCCGTTACCCGGGTATCCTCGCAGGCGACGGCACCGACTCCCCGCAATACCTCGATTGCACGGAGCGTTATGTCGCTCAGGTTGCCAATGGGGGTTGCCACTATATAGAGGCCCGGCGAAAGACTGTGTTCCATCGCGAGACTCATGGCCCAAGGACTACGGGAGCGGCAAGCAATGTTCGACAAACGCCTGAACAGGCGCAATCTTCTCGCCGCGGTAGCGATGGCGGGACTGAGCGCCTGCAGCATCGTTCCCAAGACGACAGCGCCAACGCCCACGCCCACTGCATCGCCCAGCGAAAGCGTGATCCAGGAGGACAACGACCGTCATCGGATCGCCCTGCTTGTCCCGATTTCAGGCCCCAACGGCGCTGTCGGCCAGTCGATCGCGAATGCGGCCAACATGGCGCTGCTCGACACCAATGCCGGAAACCTGCGCGTGACGACTTACGACACGGCCAGCAATCCGGGCGAAGCCGCCAAGCGCGCCGTCGCCGATGGCAACCGGCTGATTCTCGGGCCGCTGCTGTCTGACAACATCCCGGCCGTCGCCAACTTCGCGCGGCCGGCCAAGGTGCCGCTGATCTCGTTCTCCAATGACGAGGAAGCCGCATCCAAGGATGTTTTCATCATGGGCAACCTGCCGGGCCAGTCGGTCGCGCGCACGGTGCGCTATGCCAGTTCGCGCGGCATCACCAGCTTTGCCGCCCTGATCCCGCGGGGCGAATATGGCGACCGCGCCAGCACCGCCCTCCTTGCCGCCGTGCGCGATACAGGCGGCGCAGTGATCGCCATGGAGCCCTATGACCGGACCGCTGCGTCGATCTCCTCCGCCGCCCAGCGCATCCATGCCAAGGACGGCTATGGCGCGCTTTTGATCGCCGATGGCGGCAACATGTCGGCCCGCGCGGCGACGCAGTTCCGGACCGGAGGAACCAAACCCCAGGTCCGGATCCTCGGCACGGAACTGTGGAGCGGCGAACGCGCCGTCTCGACCACGCCCGCCCTTGCCGGCGCGTGGTTCGCCACCGTGTCCGACCAGCGCTTCGGCCAGTTCTCCAAGAGCTACCGCACCCGCTTCGGCAGCCAGCCCGCGCGCATCGCCACCCTTGGCTACGACGCGGTCCTGCTTACCCTTCGCGTCGCGCGCGACTGGAAGGTGGGCAAGCCGTTCCCGACTTCGCAGATGCTGGAGAGCGGCGGCTTCCTCGGTCTCGACGGTCCATTCCGCTTCACTCGCGGCGGCACCATCGAACGCGCGCTCGAAGTGCGCGAGATCGAAAAGGCCGGCGTCAAGGTCGTCAGCCCCGCGCCCACGCATTTCGGCGACTGAGGATAAGAACACGGCCATGCTTGATCGGGGATTTCACTGTCCCGTATAGGATCACGCATGGCCGATGACCTCTTCGACAAGCTGCCGTCTGCGGGCGGAGAATCCTACGACGGTTCCGCGATCGAAGTTCTGGAGGGTCTCGAACCCGTCCGGCGACGCCCCGGCATGTACATCGGCGGCACCGATGAACGCGCGCTTCATCACCTCGCGGCCGAAGTCCTCGACAACGCGATGGACGAGGCCGTCGCCGGCCACGCCAACCGCATCGAAGTCCTGCTGGAGGAAGAACCGGGAACGGCCGGTCGCCTGACGATCACCGACAACGGACGCGGCATCCCGGTCGACGAACACCCTAAGTATCCGGGCAAGTCGGCGCTCGAGGTCATTCTTTCGACCCTGCACTCGGGCGGCAAGTTCTCCGGCAAGGCCTATGCCACTTCCGGCGGCCTCCACGGTGTCGGCATCTCGGTGGTCAATGCCCTTTCGGTGAAGACACGCGTCGAAGTGGCCCGCAACAAGGAACTCTTCGCGCAGGAGTTCTCGCGAGGGGCGACGCTCGGCCCGCTGCAGAAGGTCGGCGCCGCGCCCAACCGCCGCGGCACGTCCGTCACCTTCACACCCGATACCGAGATCTTCGGCGACCAGAAGTTCAAGCCGAACCGCCTGTTCAAGCTGGTTCGTTCCAAGGCCTACCTCTTCGCCGGGGTCGAGATCCGCTGGAAGTGCTCGCCCTCGCTCGCCAGCGACGACGTTCCGGCCGAAGCGACGTTCCAGTTTCCCGGCGGCCTTGCCGACCACCTTGCCGAGCAGATCGGCAGCCGCGAATGCGTGACTGCGCAGTTCTTCTCCGGTTCGCAGGAATTCCCGGAAAACGATCAGGGCCTCGAACTGGGCCGCGTCGAATGGGCAATCGCCTGGCCGCTCTACTCGGACGGCGCCTATTCCTGGTACTGCAATACCATCCCGACACCCGATGGCGGCACGCACGAGCAGGGCCTGCGCGCTGCGCTGACCAAGGGCATCCGCGCCTTCGGCGATCTCGTCGGGCAGAAGAAGGCCAAGGACATCACCCCTGACGACATCGTCGTCGGTTCGGAAACGATGCTCTCGGTCTTCATCCGCGATCCCCAGTTCCAGAGCCAGACGAAGGACCGGCTCACCAGTCCGGAAGCCGCCCGCCTCGTCGAGAACGCGATCCGCGACCATTTCGACCACTTTCTTTCGGACAACCTCGATCGCGGCAAGGCCCTGCTCGGTGCGGTCATGGAGCGCATGGACGATCGCCTGCGCCGCAAGGCCGAACGCGACGTCAAGCGCAAGACGGCAACCAATGCCAAGAAGCTGCGCCTGCCCGGCAAGCTCACCGACTGTTCGGGCGAAGGCAATGGCGAGACCGAGCTGTTCATCGTCGAGGGCGATTCGGCAGGCGGTTCGGCCAAGCAGGCACGTGACCGCAAGACGCAGGCGATCCTGCCGATCCGCGGCAAGATCCTCAACGTCGCCAGCGCCACCTCGGACAAGATCCGCGGCAACCAGGAAATCGCCGACCTCAACCTCGCACTCGGCTGCGGGTCGCGCAAGGACTGCAACGCGGACAACCTGCGTTACGACCGCATCATCATCATGACCGACGCCGACGTCGACGGCGCGCATATCGCGACGCTGCTGATGACGTTCTTCTTCCAGGAAATGCCGGACATCGTGAAGCGCGGCCACCTGTACCTTGCCCAGCCGCCGCTCTATCGCCTGACTGCGGGCTCTACCTCGGCCTATGCCCGTGACGATGCCCACC harbors:
- a CDS encoding glycine zipper domain-containing protein, with the protein product MRKFILPVIAAGALGLAGCASNYAGEGALGGAALGAGVGAVTGGDVGTGAAIGAAAGAAVGSQVDKDKGCYRYDRDGRRYWDRDC
- the grpE gene encoding nucleotide exchange factor GrpE, with protein sequence MTEDKTQPSQDQAADPAVAEELKGVPEHMVDKGADNDVAEDELAKLREELEVAKQDVLYARAETQNVRRRLEKDIADTRNYAATGFARDILSVADNLSRALSAIPADLREDEKVKTFIAGIEATSREIEKVFGTHGITRIAAMGMPLDPNQHQAMIEVPSADAEPGTVVQELQAGYMIKDRLLRPAMVAVAKKPD
- the hrcA gene encoding heat-inducible transcriptional repressor HrcA, which encodes MTTPPITELTTRAREIFRLVVEGYIATGTPVGSKALSGNTGVNLSSASIRSVLADLESLGLLAAPHTSAGRLPTEAGLRLFVDGIMQVAESTAEERAVIERRISQPGPIEAALEAASTMLSSLTSSAGVVMVPKREPRLQHLQLVPLAPGRALAVLVGDDGAVENRIVDLPASLPMGALEEASNYISARLTGRTLGEAVRLMRSEIASGQSALDAASRDLVERGLAVWSEDVMQRPVLIVRGQANLLDEGALSDLERVRSLLDDLENKQSVADLLEMAREAESTRIFIGSENRLFALSGSSVIASPYRDRDGRVVGVVGVIGPTRLNYARVVPMVDFTAQSLGKLIG
- the rph gene encoding ribonuclease PH, translating into MRPSGRAPDEMRAIDIQTGFTKHAEGSVLISFGDTRVLVTASVEERVPPFLRGKGEGWVTAEYSMLPRATHTRGSREAAKGKQSGRTQEIQRLIGRSLRSVVDMKKLGERQIVLDCDVLQADGGTRTASISGAWVALRLAVDKLMAEGKILQDPIEARVAAISCGICEGTPVLDLDYIEDSSAGADANFVLIEGGKIAEAQATAEGDTYDEEGLLRLLRLARIGCERIFAAQAKAVGR
- the rdgB gene encoding RdgB/HAM1 family non-canonical purine NTP pyrophosphatase translates to MTRKLDSKRLVIATHNAGKLKEIGALLAPYGMECLSAGQLGLPEPAETGKTFIENALIKARAAAQASQLPALADDSGLSVAALGGRPGVYTADWAERQWFEGEPGRDWYMAMGKVEGLLCEQGPEVDRSCWFSCVLAIAWPDGDSVVYEGRVNGTFSWPPRGTMGFGYDPVFVPNGRDTTFAQLDPEEKHKISHRADAFAKLVAEQFGG
- the hemW gene encoding radical SAM family heme chaperone HemW, which encodes MARALYIHWPFCLAKCPYCDFNSHVRERVDHQHWQDALLADMRHEHALAGGEPLDSIFFGGGTPSLMPPALVARLLEEAERLWGFAPGIEITLEGNPSSVEAANYAALASAGVNRVSLGLQALDDETLRFLGRLHDAREGLDALEVAQRRFDRVSFDLIYARPGQNVEQWQAELQRALSFGTGHLSLYQLTIEPGTRFATMVRQHTFEPLDEDACADMFALTRELTAGAGLPAYEISNHARPGEESRHNLTYWRYGDYCGIGPGAHGRRGGMATVRHRKPENWLAAIAEQGHGTSEERPLGQREQASEAMLMGLRLREGVDLEVMASRFALPQEALCNADKAAFYEGQGLVWRQDSRLGVAENGMPLLDALLGELVPEELVEP
- a CDS encoding tyrosine recombinase XerC; the encoded protein is MTAKADLLEAWGTHLAQGRRRSPHTVRAYVATASRLLDTLGETDWPQLASLDAAALRRQLAARRQEGIGNVSAARELSALKAFLIFAREKAGMTDAMPPRLRGPRIKKGIPRPVTPDEAVNLAVAVDEDAREEWIGARDRAVLLLLYGAGMRIAEALSLTASVLPLRDTLVVTGKGAKQRVVPLLPIIRDAVDDYVAKCPWPVTHENDRKDPLFRGAKGGPLSQGMVQKAVARARVSLGLPPSATPHALRHSFATHLLGAGADLRSLQELLGHASLGSTQIYTRVDAATLLDVYRNAHPRERE
- the gshB gene encoding glutathione synthase, with amino-acid sequence MTLRIAVQMDPIESINIAGDSSFALMLSAQDRGHTLYHYDVRTLAYDASEGAAGRLTCWGAPVTVQRVEGAHYTLGEYRLIDLVADIDVVLMRQDPPFDLGYITATHLLERLEGRTLVVNDPASVRNAPEKVFVLDYARFMPPTFIARRIEDVRLFQQRQVASGLGGDLVVKPLHGNGGKAVFRVPADGSNLGALVEMFQNAWVEPFMVQPFLPDVSEGDKRIVLVDGEFAGAINRKPGEGEFRSNLAVGGSAEATTLSPTEEEICAALAPELKARGLVFVGIDVIGGKWLTEINVTSPTGIVAIDRFNGTDTSALIWEAIERRHAAM
- a CDS encoding YraN family protein, which translates into the protein MNRRARAERRGRRGETLAAWYLRLSGWRVLASRARTPRGEVDLVARRGRVLCFVEVKWRARAQDLDSAIDAHRLRRVAASAQALAPRFARDGDDIRIDVLLMAPRTWPRRIVNAWQPGR
- the rsmI gene encoding 16S rRNA (cytidine(1402)-2'-O)-methyltransferase encodes the protein MEHSLSPGLYIVATPIGNLSDITLRAIEVLRGVGAVACEDTRVTGKLLHHLGIKKRMIRYDDHAGEGDRERLLALMEAEPVALVSDAGTPLISDPGYRLVRTARERGIAVTSLPGPNAAIVGMTLSGLANDRFLFAGFLPNKARARESVLQELSGVPATLIFYETAPRLEASLQAIAATLPGREVAVARELTKKFEECRTGTPEDIIAHYAAHPPKGEIVLMIAPPSDDPVGEVDVDAMLLAELANSKASQAAAKVAKATGMDRKELYARALELK
- a CDS encoding penicillin-binding protein activator produces the protein MFDKRLNRRNLLAAVAMAGLSACSIVPKTTAPTPTPTASPSESVIQEDNDRHRIALLVPISGPNGAVGQSIANAANMALLDTNAGNLRVTTYDTASNPGEAAKRAVADGNRLILGPLLSDNIPAVANFARPAKVPLISFSNDEEAASKDVFIMGNLPGQSVARTVRYASSRGITSFAALIPRGEYGDRASTALLAAVRDTGGAVIAMEPYDRTAASISSAAQRIHAKDGYGALLIADGGNMSARAATQFRTGGTKPQVRILGTELWSGERAVSTTPALAGAWFATVSDQRFGQFSKSYRTRFGSQPARIATLGYDAVLLTLRVARDWKVGKPFPTSQMLESGGFLGLDGPFRFTRGGTIERALEVREIEKAGVKVVSPAPTHFGD
- the parE gene encoding DNA topoisomerase IV subunit B; its protein translation is MADDLFDKLPSAGGESYDGSAIEVLEGLEPVRRRPGMYIGGTDERALHHLAAEVLDNAMDEAVAGHANRIEVLLEEEPGTAGRLTITDNGRGIPVDEHPKYPGKSALEVILSTLHSGGKFSGKAYATSGGLHGVGISVVNALSVKTRVEVARNKELFAQEFSRGATLGPLQKVGAAPNRRGTSVTFTPDTEIFGDQKFKPNRLFKLVRSKAYLFAGVEIRWKCSPSLASDDVPAEATFQFPGGLADHLAEQIGSRECVTAQFFSGSQEFPENDQGLELGRVEWAIAWPLYSDGAYSWYCNTIPTPDGGTHEQGLRAALTKGIRAFGDLVGQKKAKDITPDDIVVGSETMLSVFIRDPQFQSQTKDRLTSPEAARLVENAIRDHFDHFLSDNLDRGKALLGAVMERMDDRLRRKAERDVKRKTATNAKKLRLPGKLTDCSGEGNGETELFIVEGDSAGGSAKQARDRKTQAILPIRGKILNVASATSDKIRGNQEIADLNLALGCGSRKDCNADNLRYDRIIIMTDADVDGAHIATLLMTFFFQEMPDIVKRGHLYLAQPPLYRLTAGSTSAYARDDAHRAELEATKFKGKKVEVGRFKGLGEMNPQQLRETTMSPDSRSLIRITLPPEYEDRAAVKDLVDRLMGRNPEHRFQFIQNRAGEIDRDLIDA